Genomic window (Ananas comosus cultivar F153 linkage group 1, ASM154086v1, whole genome shotgun sequence):
AATCTTATTAGTCATATCTCAGGCTCTGCTAACTAAGGAAGAGAATTATAAGGAGAACATTCTCCTCCTTAGCTCAAAAGGAGCTTTAAGGGACAAATTGTAGCTTTTGGTATGCAAAATCAAGTATTTCTCAAAGACCAAAGAAGCCATTAATAAACCAACCTGTGGTGTTTATAATAATGATATTTCCAAGTGATGAATCATGAGACCAGTACTAATGTGCACATAAAAATttgtttgttatatatatatatatatatatatatagagagagggagagagagagagagagagagagagagagagagagacttaaaATTCCAATGCCCATCAAGCTGTAGATTATAGGGAACAGTGGTTAGTTGTGCAGCCTCCATGGGGGGCAAGGATTAGAATCCATGATCTCTTTGTCCTTTTTAGCCTCTTTCATATCTCATGAACTATGTCTAGAACCACTTCCcacgatctctctctctctctctctctctcctttcaaGAGTAGTACTCTACATAACCTAGAAGATACCATAAATACAGTTTTacatacaaaatatttataaaacatAGTTGATAAATCATCTCTGTTTATATCATAGCTAATCACTAGTTTATTCTTTCATATTCCTCACCGTTCAGTTAACCGTTAacacataatttaaaattttattaattatataataattttgtcatctttttctatatgaaattaccaaaatatttttaatatgacCTTAAATGTCCAACCTTATATATCAGTATGAAATCgttttgctactaataatagTTGTGAAATTTTCCGTAGCCATGAAAAACTCCCTTCATAAGCTAAATATCAGAATTAAAAGTTATCAACAAAGTATCACGTATATAAAATTGATTTATACTCTTAGcaattttttgttgttgttgttgtttttttttaaacaataagGACAAAATTTTCTCCAAGAGATAATTTAATTCAATACACATGAACAATCACTTCCCACGTCCTACCAACTTCTTGTTGCACTTTGCACCTCTTACTGACACGTACGCTCCCAAACCCTTCAATAATTCCTCTCCATTCCAATCCTAATCATGAGCTTATCACACTTCAATCATTTCTCTTGGACTCATTACACTAAATTACTCATTTGTCCCCTGTGATTGCCTCATGAGCAAAATCTCAGATCACTtttctccccccccccccccctaatttttaatttagtttttggGAATAACCCATTTCTTTAATTCCAATCACTATCCTGTTTCAAAACCCTTTGGCTTAGTTGTGTTCTCCCCACAAgaattgacaaaaaaattaaaaaaaggacaTCATTTTGTGCCAGGGAGTTAAAAATTCCCTGATGATGGAAAATTCTTTGTGAGCTGCAATATAAATACTACCACATAACTGTGCAATGCTTAGCAAATCATTCAAAGCATTGCATCATTCCACTAGTCCTTTTCCTCTCCACGTTTTTGTTTCGATATCGGATTCTCAGCGAAGAGATGGAGAACGAAGGACTGGCGTTGGAGGCGACCTGGAGCTCCTTCGAGGAGTCGGAGATAATGGCGCAGCTTCTCGGCGGAGCCGTCGCGACCAACTACTTCCCCGGTGATCAAGAACAAGAGCCCACCAATGGAATGCACCTCATGTTTTGGCCTAACTATGATTCTGATTCCAATTTCTCCTCTCCCACAGATGTTAACTACAACTCATTCCATTGGCCTCAATCCATTTCCACTCCTTGTATCAGCACAAGCACTGGTAGTTTCCTTCTTTCAAATCCATGCTATGGAGGAGGATGCTATTTAGGAGACACCAACTTAGTTCCACACAACACAACTTCATCTTTCGATGTAGATTTTAACCGTCGATACTGCGACCTTCCTTCGATGACTGAGGAAGCATGCGATGACAATGAGTTAGGGTTGTCGATCGCGAACCAAATGAGGCCCGCTGTTTTTGCTGATGAGCCCTCGCACGCCGCCAAGCGGAAGTTTGGTTTGGGTGATAATGAGAAGCCCATTGAGGATGTGAAGGATGATGATACTTCCTCTTTGGTTCCTAGAAAGAAGGCCAGGGTCACTATGGGGGTAAGTCTCAaggattatatttataaatgcGGGTCTTTTtctgcataaaaaatccatccttttttgtaattttgcatttttttttgtttaaaatcttTCCTTTTATGGACTTGAATGCCTCCGACATGCAAGAAcagcaaataaattttagtcCAAAGTTGCAAAGacctaggaaaaaaaaaagtggatcGAAGTAACAAAATCTAAAAAAGGATGGGTGTTTTAATGCAAAATAGTCATGGATATATGTTTTTTCTTTCACAATTCTGATCAAAGAATGTATCAATACAGGCGCAGGAAAGGAATAAGAATGCAGATACCAAGAAGCCCCTGAAAAATGAGGAAAATGGCAATGCCGACTTTCATGGACAGAGCTCGAGTTCGTGCAGCTCGGAGGACGATTCGAGCGGATCGCAGGAACAGATGGAGGGAGGAGGCAACACGAGCTCAAGATCGAAAAAGTCTGAAACTACTAGCGTTACCGGAAAGACGAGAGCCGGTCGTGGGTCGGCAACCGATCCTCAAAGCCTTTATGCAAGGGTAAGTCATTCATAAAAATGCCGAAAGCATTCGAAATCACTCTTCTGGTGTTTCACATTGCTGACTTTTTTGCTGAACCTTGTATTGCTTCAacagaagaggagagagaggatcaATGAGAGATTGAGGATCCTACAAAACCTGGTTCCTAATGGAACAAAAGTAAGGAAGATGAAAATATCTTTAGTTAGTCACTAATTTGATTGTCAATGAAGAGAAATTTGATAATTAACAATTCAACTATAATTTGAACAGGTTGATATTAGCACAATGCTTGAAGAAGCTGTTCAGTATGTCAAATTCTTGCAGCTTCAAATCAAggtaaaaattcaaatcaaacacttCTTAGCTAATTCATAAACATGACAAAGGAAGGATTTCCCCATATATACATGCCCCTCAAATTACATGTATTTGCTTATGAAAGTGCAAATACATACTTTTTGAGACCCATACACACAAACAGATAAATTTGCAGGgttatatattcaaaaaaattccCTAAAAAACAAGATGAACACAAATGACTTGACTACCAACCATAAGCCTGTAAAATACAAAGATagcattttctatttttatgtataacttatttaaaatatttaatttgtttagtaactgtttttttcttatatacatATGCAGCTTTTGAGTTCAGATGAATTGTGGATGTATGCACCTCTTGCTTACAATGGAATATGCATAAGCCCTGATCTCAAGATCTCTCCCCCACAACTCTAATTTGAAAAGGGGGTTGACTCAGAGATCATATTCCACACCCAAAGGGAAATCTGTCGAAATTACGATTCATACCATCTTCAATTtgtacttaaattttttaaatttttatgactTTTCCTAATAAGTCATCTGAGGAATTAATCAAACTCTAATTCGATTCAAGCTGTAATGAAAGTCTTTTTTCTTTACCTTGGAACAGTGTAAAGGATGTAATTAAATGAGAAGGTAAAGTTCATAAAATTAGTTATACAATTCTTAAAAGCTCTTCTACTATCTAACATTTGCTTAGCAATGCTTTTTTGGTGGTTTACAGTTTGAAAAATGGGTTCTAATCATTTTTTCATGTTGATCTGTTATTAATTGCcttttccctcaaaaaaaaaaaatgatcaactTAAAAAGGACATTTATAAGCATACCATGACACAAACCCTGCTCAAAACCACGGCCGAATATATGTACCTTAAAGTTAGGAGTATTCAATCTATGTAAGATCTGAGTTCTACTATCTTTTCCGAAGGGGGTCAACTACAAATTTAGTACTTGaaatttaattcagattttaatTCAATCCTCAAATTTTCAATTACAGTAATACAGGAATCAAATTGGTTAACACAACTATTATGTGTTTTGTTGTTGATCCAACAATTCGATATAACTGAAATAGTTGTGAAACTTTAGGAACTAAATCGTAATTAATACGAATTGAAGTGCTAGATTTACAAATTGAATTAACTACAAATTTGCACTCAAGTTTTGATGTGGAAATTAATTACATCATTGGTGCCAAGTCACCGAACATTGAATATGCTGTGACATGGAATACTATTCAATTAATGTTAATAAAGGCGGATCCTCATATTGCTAAAAATTGAAACTTTGAGGACATAATTGAAATTGGGATCATAATTTAGGGCCTCAAATTACAAATAATATCTGTTTTGCTTGGCTTTAAAATCTGATATAGCTTTCACCACGAAGGCAATATCCTTAATTGTTgataagcaaaaacaagctcATAGCTTTTCCATGGAGGGAACATAAAACGTGTTTTAGGCCCAAAAGCAATGAAAAAGCATGCTCTCGATCAACATTTTTGCCTAACCGTGTTAGATAGCTCTCAATACCAAACGAGCTCTAAACTTAAAAGGATAAGTTTGCTAATACATCTTTAGAAAGAGTAATACATAAATACTATTTTGGAGTCATTTATATGATATATCTCATGCTTAACATGAGATGCCAACTTTAAAATTTGGCACGGTTGTTGATTGTGTAGCAGTGAAATATACAACAGCAGTTGCAAGAACTTCATTTGATACTTGATACAAGATTCTAATCCATTATaaccgtctttttttttttctctccttaaATGTTGATCTACTTATAAGGACTAAATGGTTTAAGCTTCAAATACCCATCCAGATCCCATTATAATGCATCTGACATTGACTTACCTATATAAAAAGTTATCAACAAACCTTTTGTTCACACCTATTGATTTAGATAGGTTGGCAAGTTTGTTTTGGAGATTGCTAACCCTAGTTCACACTTTCCtacaaagggaaaaaaattaattcactcAAATTTCTATTGACAAGTATCCCTTTCTTTGATCAGAATAAACTAATAACCTACTTTATGAGAGATCACATAGTTTGGAAGTTGAAATCTTGGATCTCATAGTTTAGAGCTATTGGCTCTATATAATTAACTTCTTGAGATTTATGTGATATGTCCCATATGTTGATGCTCTTTGTTAAGCACTTGTTTCTTGCCCATGGACTCACAAGAATTGAAGTGTTCATTCTCCAATccatacaaatatataaattggcGGTTTTCTAGAAACACGTGGCAATATATCTAGCCTCCACGTTTTTCTCTATTTGATGGcggtattttttattttgaatttcatgATTACCTTATCTAGGTAAagtatcaaatttgaatttcataaTTACACCTCGGAAAGATACTAAGTCTTCCCAAATCCACCTCGGGAAGGTACCAAATTTATCCAAATCTTTTCCGACAAAATCCTCATTTCCTTACCTCCAGAAAGGACAAAATCTTCACCTTGATTCAGGTGTGGTTTCTTAGATACACGTGCCAGTATTTCTAGCCTCcacgtttttctctttttaatggcagtattttttattttgaatttcataATTACCTTATCTCAGTAAAGTACCAAATCTGGATTTCATGATTACACCTCAGGAAGGTACCAAATCTTCCCAAAACTATCTCGGAAAGGTATCAAATCTATCCAAATCTTTTCCAACAAAATCCTCATTCCCTCACCTCAGGAAGAGACAAAATCCTCACCTTGATTCGAGTGTGTATATAGAAGAACGTGTACTTTTGAGGTTGGAACCTTGAAAAATTTTTCGaattgcttcttcttcctctctccctcATGCACTAAACTTTACCTTTCTTTACATTGAgctttacatttcttttgtattttttgctgGATCTCTGAGAGCTACTTAGGTTCGTGTTGCACCACCCTAAAGACGTGCCGATGGGTGGAAGGTGGTcattgtatcgctaggagtgattGCTGGAGCCTCGCACGTAGGGGGCCAAtctcgcttctaggacagtgctttCGCACCTCGACTCGCAGGCCTCATCTAAACCTCTTTTCTCTATAATATTTTCTACTTAATccatctttataattttttgaaaacaaaaattaaaattattttcttttagaattgtttaaaaagtaaattattcAAGCTAATATATGTTTGCATATTACATAATTACATATTTTGTTGTCAAtccaaattatttatatatatattaaaataattaataatcattCAAGTTAAATATATGTTTTGTATAGTTCATAATTACAGATTTTGTTGTCATTCCATGTTATTTTTGCATGGCAAATCATTCTTGGCTACTATTGTTTTGCCTCCTCTTACATACATATGtgttgatattttaattttgttattttcctcctttttcgtaattattatatattaaaattcacaTTAAAATATTAGTGTTAAAAACTCTCTGCGGCGAAGCGCAGGTTCAACACTAgtatcaatataaatttgaagcTTGAGAAACAATAAGAGTACCCAAAGGATGATTTAACAGAGTATTACTAGGAGGTTCAAAACTTCCAATTTCAATATGAACTTGTTGATAATCCTTCTATCTTTCTTCCGTGTGCAAATTCTATGCTTGTACCTCTAAACATATGTGCAAATTTCATTGAGAACAAGAACAGAGAGAAACCTGATCTAGGCCCTTAAtagatttaaacttcaaattgcacCTTCGATATTGGCAATATCTAGTTGACGAGCTCCAAAAGCTGAGTTGCCAAGCTTGATTTATTCCTTTTTTGGCATGATGAGAAACTTCTGGGCTCACACATTTCCATGCCGCATCACTATCATGCATTCAACTCTTCTAATCATCTCTTTTTCATAGTGTATATTTTTCTCAGCATGATGACATTCAGTGAAGAAGAACAAGAATTCAGTCTGAAGAAACGAGAGAAGGAGATTTAGATGGGTAAGGTATATTTatctaatttcaaaattaactgTTCAACATGAAATCATCtttgccaaaaaagaaaaaagaaaaaaacattgtTTGCTAGCCCAAGGTCAATTCTCTccttttttaaaactattgCAAGAAAATTTCTAGAAGGTTTTCATTTGGCAACTGTACAGTTGAAATTAAGCAATGGAGAAGGATAAGCTCGTGGCTTTCAACAAATACAATAGACAGAAGGAGAATCAGAAAAATCTGCCAAGAGTTACCACAGAGTGCTGGAAATTCACGTGATTACGCCTCATAGTCAGATGCTAAGGACACAAAATATAAGctttataacaaaaattaaaatgaatctAAAAAGAGAGGGCTTAAAAGGAAAACACATAAGTGCCTTCCTTCTTACCTGAGTAAGAAACTGATGATAATTGATGTCAGATTCTTTGCGGTTATCCAAATACCGATGGTAGCTCTTCAATGTTTTAAGCTACCGATGTAGGGTTAATTTTGACCTTATACGCCTGCAGCAAATGATGAAACATCAAAATCTCTAAAAatagtttcaaattttagtGTCTGTTAAAATAGCACCATAAATTACCAGAGATTACCTTTAAACCCTAGTAAATGTATTCATTCCAGCATGATTAAAAATCATGATCAGCAACATCCATTGTTGAAGTAAGTCCCAGTTTCTGATCTTTGGGCTTGATGCTCATCATCGGATGTATATTGCACTAGAACAAGTTTTGTGTAAATTGGTTTTCACCAAAAGTTCCCACATGAACATTCTCCATCCTTGAAATGGTGAAACCGTTTAGCGTCTCTAACAACTATCTCTCTCCCGATGGCCTTCGACATAAACA
Coding sequences:
- the LOC109721152 gene encoding transcription factor bHLH139-like — translated: MENEGLALEATWSSFEESEIMAQLLGGAVATNYFPGDQEQEPTNGMHLMFWPNYDSDSNFSSPTDVNYNSFHWPQSISTPCISTSTGSFLLSNPCYGGGCYLGDTNLVPHNTTSSFDVDFNRRYCDLPSMTEEACDDNELGLSIANQMRPAVFADEPSHAAKRKFGLGDNEKPIEDVKDDDTSSLVPRKKARVTMGAQERNKNADTKKPLKNEENGNADFHGQSSSSCSSEDDSSGSQEQMEGGGNTSSRSKKSETTSVTGKTRAGRGSATDPQSLYARKRRERINERLRILQNLVPNGTKVDISTMLEEAVQYVKFLQLQIKLLSSDELWMYAPLAYNGICISPDLKISPPQL